One stretch of Nodularia sp. LEGE 06071 DNA includes these proteins:
- a CDS encoding thioredoxin family protein codes for MSLAVIKFSSEDCGICHKMSFYDQKVAEELGLQFIDVKMQDTASYRKYRKVLLSQYPDKSEMGWPTYIICESPEGEFQIKGEVKGGHPKGEFRTRLQDVLNSADS; via the coding sequence ATGAGTTTAGCTGTGATTAAATTTTCTTCAGAAGACTGCGGTATCTGCCACAAAATGTCCTTTTATGACCAAAAGGTGGCTGAAGAGCTGGGTTTGCAATTTATCGATGTGAAAATGCAAGATACGGCTAGTTATCGCAAGTATAGAAAAGTTTTGTTGTCTCAGTATCCAGATAAATCAGAAATGGGATGGCCTACTTACATTATCTGTGAATCTCCAGAAGGAGAATTTCAGATTAAAGGTGAAGTCAAAGGAGGTCATCCCAAAGGTGAGTTTAGAACTCGTCTGCAAGACGTTCTCAATTCGGCGGATAGTTAA